Proteins encoded in a region of the Flavobacteriaceae bacterium HL-DH10 genome:
- a CDS encoding universal stress protein, translated as MKNILIPTDFSENAWNAIEYALRFFSKSTCNFYLLHVNTSDVLTCHEDTPVFDDNTVSSVLKNSSKKHLQQTIKRINKRPQLNPKHRFYTILDNNFIINSIRKQVAEKKIDYIVMGTRGASGINKLPIGSNTGNVITKVKCTTLVVPENAKYVTMKEIAFPTDFSFFYPAETLQPMTDIVESCYAAVRVLNIKRNGVELNEDQQKNKAFLDDYFNNNEHSFHFLTQSHIEGAIQEFVKSRDVNLIAMLAKNLNYFQKILFHPKVPKISYYTDIPFLVLH; from the coding sequence ATGAAGAATATATTAATACCCACTGATTTTTCTGAAAACGCATGGAATGCGATTGAGTATGCACTCCGTTTTTTTAGTAAATCAACATGTAATTTTTATTTATTACATGTTAACACTTCAGATGTTTTAACATGTCATGAAGACACTCCTGTTTTTGATGATAATACGGTTTCAAGTGTTTTAAAAAATTCTTCAAAAAAGCATTTACAACAAACTATTAAACGCATAAATAAAAGACCTCAGTTAAACCCAAAGCATAGGTTTTATACTATTTTGGATAATAATTTTATCATTAATTCTATTAGAAAACAGGTTGCAGAAAAGAAGATAGATTATATTGTAATGGGAACCCGAGGCGCATCAGGTATTAATAAACTTCCAATTGGTAGTAACACAGGGAACGTTATTACGAAAGTAAAATGTACAACATTAGTTGTTCCAGAAAACGCCAAATATGTAACCATGAAAGAGATCGCGTTTCCAACTGATTTTTCGTTTTTCTATCCTGCTGAAACATTACAACCCATGACAGATATTGTAGAATCTTGTTATGCAGCAGTAAGAGTTTTAAATATTAAGAGAAATGGGGTTGAGTTAAATGAAGATCAACAAAAAAACAAAGCGTTTTTAGATGATTATTTTAATAATAACGAACATAGTTTTCACTTTTTAACTCAAAGTCATATAGAAGGTGCTATACAGGAATTTGTTAAAAGTAGAGACGTAAATCTAATAGCAATGTTAGCCAAAAATTTAAACTATTTTCAAAAAATATTATTTCATCCTAAAGTGCCAAAAATAAGTTATTACACCGATATTCCTTTTTTAGTTTTACATTAA
- a CDS encoding heavy metal translocating P-type ATPase metal-binding domain-containing protein, which yields MSKNTCFHCGLDAASAKITFDDKAFCCNGCQTVYQIFSENDLSCYYDLQDSPGATPKDIEGKYNFLENTKIVEQLLEFNNATTQIVTLYIPHIHCSSCIWILENLNKLHPNISSSIVNFGKKTVRINFNIELLSLKELVILLSSIGYEPFISLDDYSVGKKHINRTLIYKLGVAGFAFGNVMFLSFPEYFQVNEFWLEQFKPLFRWLMFAFSVPVVFYSAQDYFISAYKGLRTNILNIDVPIVVGVTVLFIRSTADIIINTGSGFFDSLTGLIFFLLLGKFFQQKTYSFLSFERDYKSYFPIGITKITNDNEEESIQVYDIKKGDRLLIRNEELIPVDCILIKGSARIDYSFVTGESKTVSKQSGDKLFAGGKQLYGSIEVDVLKSVEQSYLTQLWSNDVFKNDKELSFTNITNKISKRFTITILSIAFLATSFWLMFDSSKALNVFTSVLIIACPCAIALAAPFTLGNILRILGKKKFYLKNASVIEQLSKINTIIFDKTGTITANKETTINYEGLELSKNEESLLKSTLRGSNHPLSRSLYQLLNQNDIVTLDAYEEHLGKGITASYKNENIKVGSASFIGHSAHTATLNTSVHVSTNNTYKGKFTFYNTYRKGLSQLFNTLKKEFDLVILSGDNSGEKENLTKLLPTKTKLLFDQKPEDKLEYIKYHQSEGANVLMIGDGLNDAGALAQSNVGIAISENVNVFSPACDAILDASKFNQLYHYINISKSAIKIIKWSFLLSFIYNCIGLYFAITGQLAPVVAAILMPLSSISIVAFTTIATNILGRKFE from the coding sequence ATGAGTAAAAACACGTGTTTTCACTGTGGTTTGGATGCAGCTTCTGCTAAAATCACTTTTGATGATAAAGCATTCTGTTGTAATGGTTGCCAAACCGTGTACCAAATTTTTTCTGAAAACGACTTAAGCTGTTATTACGATTTACAAGATTCTCCTGGCGCAACACCTAAAGATATTGAAGGTAAATACAATTTTTTAGAAAACACTAAAATAGTAGAACAACTATTAGAATTCAACAATGCAACCACGCAAATAGTTACCTTATATATCCCGCATATACATTGTAGTTCCTGTATTTGGATTTTAGAGAATTTAAATAAATTACACCCTAATATAAGTTCATCCATAGTTAATTTTGGAAAGAAAACAGTTCGAATAAATTTTAACATAGAGTTATTATCATTAAAAGAACTCGTAATTCTTTTAAGCAGTATTGGCTACGAACCTTTTATAAGCTTAGATGATTATAGCGTTGGCAAAAAACACATAAACAGAACCTTAATTTACAAATTAGGAGTCGCTGGTTTTGCCTTTGGTAATGTGATGTTTTTGTCTTTTCCTGAATATTTTCAAGTTAATGAATTTTGGCTAGAACAGTTTAAACCGCTATTTAGATGGCTTATGTTTGCGTTTTCAGTACCCGTTGTTTTTTATTCGGCTCAAGATTATTTTATTTCGGCATACAAAGGCTTACGAACAAACATTCTAAACATTGATGTACCAATTGTTGTAGGTGTTACCGTACTTTTTATAAGAAGTACAGCCGATATTATTATAAATACAGGTTCTGGCTTTTTTGATAGCCTAACAGGACTCATTTTCTTTTTATTACTTGGAAAATTTTTTCAACAAAAAACATATTCTTTTTTATCTTTTGAACGCGATTATAAATCCTATTTTCCCATCGGGATTACTAAAATAACGAATGACAACGAAGAAGAATCTATTCAAGTTTATGACATTAAGAAAGGCGACCGACTTTTAATTAGAAATGAAGAGTTAATTCCTGTTGATTGCATACTAATTAAAGGAAGTGCGCGTATAGATTATAGTTTTGTTACAGGAGAATCTAAAACGGTTTCAAAACAATCTGGCGACAAATTATTTGCTGGCGGCAAGCAATTGTATGGAAGCATTGAAGTTGATGTTTTAAAATCGGTAGAACAAAGTTACTTAACCCAACTTTGGAGCAATGATGTTTTTAAAAATGATAAAGAACTGTCGTTTACAAATATTACTAACAAAATTAGCAAACGCTTTACTATTACTATTTTATCCATAGCATTTTTAGCAACTTCTTTCTGGTTGATGTTCGATTCTAGTAAAGCCTTAAATGTATTCACGTCTGTATTAATTATTGCTTGCCCATGTGCCATTGCATTAGCAGCACCATTTACTTTAGGAAATATTTTACGTATTCTAGGAAAGAAAAAGTTCTACCTTAAAAATGCTAGCGTCATTGAACAACTATCAAAAATAAATACCATTATTTTTGATAAAACTGGAACCATTACCGCTAATAAAGAAACGACAATAAACTACGAAGGGTTAGAATTATCTAAAAATGAGGAATCCTTACTAAAAAGCACACTAAGAGGTTCAAACCACCCATTAAGCAGATCGCTGTATCAACTTTTAAACCAGAACGACATTGTAACATTAGACGCTTATGAAGAGCATTTAGGCAAAGGTATTACTGCATCCTATAAAAATGAAAACATCAAAGTGGGATCAGCCTCTTTTATTGGACATTCTGCACATACAGCGACCTTAAATACTTCAGTTCATGTAAGCACCAACAATACATACAAAGGTAAATTCACATTTTATAACACCTATAGAAAAGGATTATCTCAATTATTCAACACCCTTAAAAAAGAGTTTGATTTAGTAATTCTTTCTGGGGATAATTCTGGTGAAAAAGAAAATTTAACTAAATTACTACCTACAAAAACAAAACTGCTTTTTGACCAAAAACCAGAAGACAAACTAGAATATATAAAATATCACCAAAGTGAAGGCGCTAATGTTTTAATGATTGGAGATGGCTTAAATGATGCAGGCGCACTTGCTCAAAGCAATGTTGGTATTGCCATTTCAGAAAACGTCAATGTTTTCTCCCCTGCTTGCGATGCCATTTTAGACGCTTCAAAATTTAATCAATTATACCATTACATTAACATTTCAAAGTCAGCTATAAAAATAATTAAATGGAGTTTTTTACTTTCATTCATTTATAACTGTATCGGACTCTATTTTGCTATTACAGGACAATTAGCCCCTGTTGTTGCAGCCATACTAATGCCTTTAAGCTCTATTAGCATTGTTGCTTTTACAACAATTGCTACTAATATCTTGGGCAGAAAATTTGAATAA
- a CDS encoding PAS domain-containing sensor histidine kinase, giving the protein MFQNDDNVFNVLFEAVSEGVIVVDKDQKIVATNKSSETMFGYTKEELINQHLNVLIPKTYHANHGAHFDGFMKNKESRKMGRGRDLYGARKDGSIFPVEAGLNPLEIDGDVYIMTLVIDISIRKQQELELLELNTKLEKKVQERTNELSNTVEKLKIVNIDRDAEIKKRIEAQDKISSALKREKELNELKTKFLSLVSHEFKTPLSGILTSSMLLSKYKLTEQQEKRDKHIKTISDKVHYLNNILNDFLSIEKLETGKMNYKLTTFKLSKVVNEVVYNTNMLLKEGQKINYPENIDDISLYQDEKIVELALSNLVNNAIKYSSENTVVDINIKQDETHTTFKIKDNGIGIPIKDQKSIFNRYFRAENALLAQGTGIGLNIVKSHLENLGGTISFVSEENKGSTFTIILKNKA; this is encoded by the coding sequence ATGTTTCAAAATGATGATAATGTTTTTAATGTGCTTTTTGAGGCTGTTTCAGAAGGAGTTATTGTAGTAGATAAAGACCAGAAAATTGTGGCAACAAATAAGTCTTCTGAAACTATGTTTGGCTACACTAAAGAAGAGTTAATCAATCAACATCTTAATGTTTTAATTCCTAAAACGTATCATGCAAATCATGGTGCCCATTTTGATGGTTTTATGAAGAATAAAGAGAGTCGGAAAATGGGACGTGGTAGAGACTTGTATGGTGCTCGTAAAGATGGTTCTATATTTCCTGTAGAAGCAGGTTTAAACCCTTTAGAAATTGATGGGGATGTTTATATAATGACTTTGGTTATAGACATATCAATACGTAAGCAACAAGAATTAGAATTATTAGAGTTAAATACGAAGTTAGAGAAAAAAGTACAGGAGCGTACTAATGAGTTAAGCAATACTGTTGAAAAATTAAAAATAGTAAATATTGACCGCGATGCCGAAATTAAGAAACGTATTGAAGCTCAAGATAAAATTAGTAGTGCACTTAAAAGAGAAAAAGAACTTAATGAATTAAAAACAAAATTCTTATCGTTAGTTTCTCACGAATTTAAAACACCTTTAAGTGGTATTTTAACATCTTCTATGTTGTTAAGTAAATATAAATTAACAGAACAACAAGAAAAAAGAGATAAGCATATAAAAACAATTTCAGATAAAGTACACTACCTTAATAATATATTAAATGATTTTTTATCTATTGAAAAATTAGAAACAGGAAAAATGAATTATAAGTTAACTACTTTTAAATTAAGCAAAGTAGTTAATGAAGTTGTGTATAATACGAATATGCTTTTAAAAGAAGGTCAGAAAATAAATTACCCAGAGAATATAGATGACATCTCTTTATATCAAGATGAGAAAATTGTAGAATTGGCATTATCAAATTTGGTAAATAACGCCATAAAGTATTCGTCTGAAAATACGGTTGTAGATATTAATATAAAACAAGATGAAACACATACAACGTTTAAAATAAAAGATAATGGTATAGGTATTCCTATCAAAGATCAAAAAAGTATATTCAATCGGTATTTTAGAGCAGAAAACGCCTTACTTGCTCAAGGAACAGGTATTGGACTTAATATTGTTAAAAGTCATTTAGAAAACTTAGGAGGTACTATAAGTTTTGTAAGTGAAGAAAATAAAGGAAGTACATTTACAATTATATTAAAAAATAAAGCCTAA
- a CDS encoding response regulator, with translation MKKILLIEDDVVLRENTAELLELSNYEVITAPNGKVGSETAIKYLPNIIICDIMMPELDGYGVLKTLANNESTKHIPFIFLSAKTERKDVRKGMDLGADDYITKPFEEEELISAIESRLAKAAILKDISEEKEEVVSDENDIRTLNDLKNFFDDNGDAVDYVKGDVIYEEGQNSNYIFLISKGLVKSHKFDEQGKDLTTALYKEDDLFGFTSFTQNTVYQETTTAIKETTLISVSKSELKEVLNSNHNVTLELIQLLTEDLTDVKDHLLQMAYSSVKKRTANTILKFAEKLNRKPEEVIRISRNDLASVAGIATESLIRTLSGFKDNGIIEIEGRNIKILDLNKLQQVT, from the coding sequence ATGAAGAAAATATTACTGATAGAAGATGATGTTGTTTTAAGAGAGAATACAGCAGAATTATTAGAACTATCTAATTATGAAGTTATAACCGCACCCAATGGAAAAGTTGGTTCAGAAACAGCAATAAAATATTTGCCTAATATTATTATTTGTGATATTATGATGCCAGAACTTGATGGGTATGGTGTTTTAAAAACCTTAGCAAATAACGAAAGTACTAAACATATTCCTTTTATATTTTTATCTGCAAAAACAGAACGCAAAGATGTAAGAAAAGGGATGGATTTAGGTGCCGATGATTATATAACGAAGCCCTTTGAAGAAGAAGAACTTATAAGTGCTATAGAAAGTAGGTTGGCAAAGGCTGCTATCCTGAAAGATATTAGTGAAGAAAAAGAAGAGGTTGTTTCTGATGAAAATGATATTAGAACACTTAATGATCTTAAGAATTTTTTTGATGATAATGGGGATGCAGTAGACTATGTAAAAGGAGATGTTATATATGAGGAAGGTCAAAATTCAAATTATATTTTTTTAATATCTAAAGGTTTAGTAAAATCTCATAAGTTTGATGAGCAAGGAAAGGACCTAACAACGGCATTATATAAAGAAGACGATTTATTTGGTTTCACCTCATTTACTCAAAATACTGTATATCAAGAAACAACAACTGCCATAAAAGAAACTACGTTAATAAGTGTTTCTAAAAGTGAACTAAAAGAAGTGCTTAATAGCAATCATAACGTAACCTTAGAACTTATTCAATTATTAACAGAAGATCTTACCGATGTAAAAGACCATTTATTACAAATGGCGTATAGTTCTGTTAAAAAAAGAACAGCAAATACCATATTAAAATTTGCAGAAAAACTTAACAGAAAACCTGAAGAAGTTATTAGAATTTCTCGAAATGACTTAGCAAGTGTAGCAGGAATTGCAACAGAAAGTTTAATTAGAACACTTTCAGGGTTTAAAGATAATGGCATCATTGAGATTGAAGGTAGAAATATTAAAATTTTAGATTTAAATAAACTACAACAAGTTACCTAA
- a CDS encoding VWA domain-containing protein, whose protein sequence is MKNNKTYRKGFVFKTYEAPYQSPFDKLFEIFKELITHTSGDFDEAIDWLRELDKEYKLTTAEYTIDDFIEDLKKKGYIKEEINPDGNGDIVITAKTERAIRQQALDNIFGKIKRSGQGNHKSKSSGLGDEHTGDFRAYQFGDALDKVSMTESLKNAQISNGIGDFSLSEEDLVVEDTMHKSQMSTVLMIDISHSMILYGEDRITPAKKVAMALAELITTRYPKDTLDILVFGNDAWQIEIKDLPYLKVGPYHTNTVAGLQLAMDLLRRKRNTNKQIFMITDGKPSCLRLPNGEYYKNSNGLDAHIVNKCYAMAQQARRLHIPITTFMIAQDSYLMQFVRTFTYANQGKAFYTGLKGLGEMIFEDYETNRKKELKDKIS, encoded by the coding sequence ATGAAAAACAATAAAACTTATAGAAAAGGCTTCGTGTTTAAAACTTATGAAGCACCTTATCAATCGCCATTTGATAAACTTTTTGAAATTTTTAAAGAGTTAATAACACATACTTCAGGCGATTTTGATGAAGCCATAGATTGGTTACGCGAGTTAGATAAAGAATATAAGCTTACCACAGCCGAATATACAATTGACGATTTTATTGAAGACCTAAAAAAGAAAGGCTACATAAAAGAAGAAATAAATCCAGATGGTAATGGAGATATAGTTATTACTGCAAAAACTGAACGCGCTATTCGTCAACAAGCTTTAGATAATATCTTCGGAAAAATAAAACGTAGTGGACAAGGCAATCATAAAAGTAAAAGTTCAGGATTAGGAGATGAGCATACAGGCGATTTTAGAGCCTATCAATTTGGAGATGCTTTAGATAAAGTATCGATGACAGAAAGTTTGAAAAATGCTCAGATAAGTAATGGTATTGGTGATTTTAGTCTTTCTGAAGAAGATTTGGTTGTAGAAGATACCATGCATAAATCTCAAATGAGTACGGTGTTAATGATTGATATTAGCCATAGTATGATTCTTTATGGAGAAGATCGTATTACACCCGCAAAAAAAGTAGCCATGGCACTTGCAGAACTCATTACAACGCGCTACCCAAAAGATACCTTAGATATTTTAGTATTTGGTAATGATGCTTGGCAAATAGAAATTAAAGATTTGCCCTATTTAAAAGTAGGACCCTATCATACCAATACAGTAGCTGGATTACAATTAGCAATGGATTTATTAAGACGTAAGCGTAATACCAACAAACAAATTTTTATGATTACCGATGGTAAACCAAGTTGTTTGCGTTTACCTAATGGCGAGTATTATAAAAACAGTAATGGTTTAGATGCACATATCGTTAATAAGTGTTATGCTATGGCACAACAAGCACGTCGTTTGCATATACCTATTACCACATTTATGATTGCACAAGATAGTTACTTAATGCAATTTGTTAGAACGTTTACTTATGCTAATCAAGGAAAAGCATTTTATACAGGACTTAAAGGTTTGGGTGAAATGATTTTTGAAGATTACGAAACAAATAGAAAAAAAGAATTAAAGGATAAAATAAGTTAA
- a CDS encoding magnesium chelatase, with product MKIENINTLGALKNAGYQSKSIKDELRDNLIQKIKNKETTFEGVHGYENTVIPELERAILSRHNINLLGLRGQAKTRLARLMLNLLDDYIPVVEGSEINDDPLKPISRYATELIKEKGDETPIFWLHRSERFAEKLATPDVTVADIIGDVDPIKAANLKLSYADDRVIHYGMIPRANRCIFVINELPDLQARIQVALFNILQEGDIQIRGFKLRLPLDIQFLFTANPEDYTNRGSIVTPLKDRIGSQILTHYPVDIETARLITEQEARLVESQKQTVIVPDLARDLLEQIVFEARDNEFVDAKSGVSARLSITALENLLSTAERRALISGDEITILRLSDFVGIIPSITGKVELVYEGEQEGAAVVAYNLIAEAVKSLFPEFFPKIEKLKKQDDESPYDDIISWFFNQKEGFELLDDLRDEEYKNVLDAISPLDDLLGKYQPNLTIEDSYFVKEFVLWALVEFKQLSKHRFAEGVQFKDPYGSFISGI from the coding sequence ATGAAAATAGAAAATATAAATACACTCGGAGCATTAAAAAATGCAGGTTATCAATCAAAATCTATAAAAGATGAATTAAGAGATAATTTAATTCAAAAAATAAAAAATAAAGAAACCACTTTTGAAGGCGTTCATGGTTATGAAAACACCGTGATTCCTGAATTAGAACGGGCCATTTTATCACGTCATAATATTAATCTTTTAGGTTTGCGTGGTCAAGCAAAAACAAGACTTGCACGGTTAATGTTAAATTTATTAGACGATTATATTCCTGTTGTAGAAGGTTCAGAAATTAACGATGATCCTTTAAAACCAATTTCACGGTATGCTACAGAGTTAATTAAAGAAAAAGGTGATGAAACGCCCATTTTTTGGTTACATAGAAGCGAACGTTTTGCCGAGAAATTAGCAACGCCTGATGTAACAGTTGCTGATATTATAGGCGATGTAGATCCTATTAAAGCGGCTAATTTAAAGCTAAGTTATGCCGATGATCGTGTCATTCATTATGGCATGATACCAAGAGCTAATCGTTGTATTTTTGTTATTAATGAGTTGCCTGATTTACAAGCAAGAATTCAGGTAGCTTTATTCAATATTTTACAAGAAGGCGATATTCAAATCAGAGGATTTAAATTGAGACTACCATTAGATATTCAATTTTTGTTTACAGCAAATCCAGAAGATTACACCAATAGAGGCAGTATTGTAACACCTTTGAAAGACAGGATTGGATCGCAAATATTAACACACTATCCAGTAGACATAGAAACAGCTAGACTTATTACAGAGCAAGAAGCTCGATTAGTAGAAAGTCAAAAACAAACTGTTATAGTCCCAGATTTGGCAAGAGATTTATTGGAACAAATTGTTTTTGAAGCTCGTGATAATGAATTTGTAGATGCTAAAAGTGGCGTTAGCGCGAGATTAAGCATTACCGCTTTAGAAAACTTATTAAGTACAGCAGAAAGACGTGCATTAATTTCTGGAGATGAAATAACAATACTACGTTTAAGCGATTTTGTTGGTATCATTCCTTCTATTACAGGTAAAGTAGAACTGGTTTATGAAGGAGAACAGGAAGGAGCGGCAGTTGTAGCTTATAATTTAATAGCAGAGGCAGTTAAAAGTTTATTTCCTGAGTTTTTCCCTAAGATTGAAAAACTTAAAAAACAAGATGATGAAAGTCCTTATGATGATATTATATCTTGGTTTTTTAATCAAAAAGAAGGTTTTGAATTGCTAGATGATTTACGAGATGAAGAATATAAAAACGTGTTAGATGCTATTTCACCTTTAGATGATTTATTGGGAAAATATCAACCTAATTTAACAATAGAGGATAGTTATTTTGTAAAAGAATTTGTGCTATGGGCTTTAGTGGAATTTAAGCAATTAAGTAAGCATCGTTTTGCAGAGGGTGTACAATTTAAAGATCCTTATGGAAGCTTTATAAGCGGTATTTAG
- a CDS encoding Crp/Fnr family transcriptional regulator, translating into MGKCEQCIIKQFNSLKSLNKEELIRISGCKISKVIKKGEIIFEEGEIINGVYCIRKGICKLSKLSENGKDQIVKMVVKGQLLGQRSLITEEPSNLQAMALNDMEVCFIPKNEIISDLQSNSKFSFDVLKDMAHDLKEADNIIVNMAQKTVRQRLAETLVYIHDSFGANPDKTLSILLSREDFANIVGTATESAIRVLSQFKKEGYISTIGKQIKIENLEGLKRVE; encoded by the coding sequence ATGGGAAAGTGTGAACAATGCATAATTAAACAGTTTAATTCGCTTAAGTCTTTGAATAAAGAAGAGTTAATACGGATTTCTGGATGTAAAATATCGAAGGTTATTAAAAAAGGTGAAATTATTTTTGAAGAAGGTGAAATTATAAATGGTGTTTATTGTATTAGAAAAGGTATTTGCAAACTATCAAAATTAAGCGAAAACGGAAAAGATCAGATTGTTAAAATGGTTGTAAAAGGACAATTACTAGGTCAGCGGTCGCTTATAACTGAAGAACCTTCAAATTTGCAAGCCATGGCTTTAAATGATATGGAAGTTTGTTTTATACCTAAAAATGAAATAATTAGTGATTTACAAAGTAACTCTAAATTTTCATTTGATGTGTTAAAAGATATGGCACACGATTTAAAAGAAGCCGATAATATTATAGTTAATATGGCTCAAAAAACGGTGCGTCAACGTTTAGCTGAAACATTAGTTTATATTCATGATAGTTTTGGTGCTAATCCTGATAAAACATTAAGTATTTTATTATCACGTGAAGATTTTGCTAACATTGTAGGAACAGCAACCGAGTCTGCTATTCGTGTGTTGTCTCAATTTAAAAAAGAAGGCTATATTTCTACCATTGGAAAACAAATAAAAATTGAAAACTTAGAAGGTTTAAAGCGTGTAGAGTAG
- a CDS encoding HAD-IIB family hydrolase, translated as MNKIKDRNQSNIKLLSFDIDNTLIDFHTHKSNFHKTWNKYKTKTDVLLTYNTGRLIDDVLNLIKKGVLPKPDYIVAGVGTLIYDFNNKCIVKEFNDVLDDGWDLTRVEEVIQSIEHPISEQPTKFQHSYKRSYFFHDATQELISSIEQNFADANMHINVVYSGEKFLDILPKWANKGNALQWLLKKLDLKADNVVVAGDSGNDSAMFNMDGIRGIVVANAHEELYRFTKHREMYHAEGDHGDGVIEGLIYYGILPEDAIITSEDNHTDDYIIQQELNNIADEDDNEKLELIREGYDKAVEALRKNITPLGFSACSIKDNVPNGTDENYHSVWARDGAITVIGSLSLINDEEIHQCQRQTLITLFEHVSRNGQIPSNVRIKDNVPDYSGVGGICSIDSGIWVVIAFYEYVNVTKDIKFLRKYISEIKETMRWLGAHDSNNDALLEIPEAGDWTDLFGGSYNILYDEILWYRANVCFGRMLEMLGDYEEAGEHIRWSQVIKKEILQNFWPSTQQKLFQSVSFAERQFTLGDTPYLIAQTTPFDFSWRCDVFGNVLAFLHGAVDAEKAHQTFKFMLGVGVNDPYPVSNVYPVVTPGDPDWKPYYTVNLLNLPNHYHNGGIWPFVGGFWVKFINKLGLRDVAISELYKLALINKEGLTEEWEFTEWAHGTTGKAMGKAYQAWSAAQYISACNDLHIINKLTKI; from the coding sequence ATGAATAAAATTAAAGATAGAAATCAATCAAATATAAAGCTTCTTTCTTTTGATATTGATAACACATTAATTGATTTTCATACGCATAAAAGTAACTTTCATAAAACCTGGAATAAATACAAAACAAAAACAGATGTTTTACTTACTTATAATACTGGGCGATTAATAGACGATGTTCTTAATCTTATAAAAAAAGGTGTTTTACCCAAACCAGATTATATAGTTGCTGGAGTTGGTACTCTTATTTATGATTTTAATAATAAATGTATTGTTAAAGAGTTTAACGATGTGCTAGATGATGGGTGGGATTTAACAAGGGTTGAGGAAGTTATACAAAGTATAGAGCATCCAATTAGCGAGCAACCAACTAAGTTTCAGCATTCATATAAAAGAAGTTACTTTTTTCATGATGCTACTCAAGAATTAATATCAAGTATAGAGCAAAATTTTGCAGACGCAAACATGCATATTAATGTTGTGTATTCTGGAGAGAAATTTTTAGATATACTTCCTAAATGGGCAAATAAAGGCAATGCATTACAGTGGTTGCTTAAAAAATTAGATTTAAAGGCTGATAATGTTGTCGTTGCTGGAGATAGCGGAAATGATTCGGCTATGTTTAATATGGATGGTATTAGAGGTATTGTAGTAGCCAATGCACATGAAGAACTTTATAGGTTTACTAAGCATAGAGAGATGTATCATGCCGAAGGAGATCATGGCGATGGCGTTATTGAAGGACTTATATATTATGGGATATTACCTGAAGATGCCATAATAACAAGTGAAGACAATCATACCGATGATTATATTATTCAACAGGAATTAAATAATATAGCCGATGAAGATGATAATGAAAAATTAGAATTAATAAGAGAGGGTTATGATAAAGCGGTTGAAGCATTAAGAAAGAATATAACACCCTTAGGTTTTTCGGCTTGTTCGATAAAAGATAATGTGCCTAACGGAACCGATGAAAATTATCATAGCGTTTGGGCTCGAGATGGAGCTATAACAGTAATAGGGTCTTTATCTCTTATAAATGATGAAGAAATTCATCAATGTCAACGTCAAACGTTAATTACATTATTTGAGCATGTTTCTCGTAATGGACAGATACCATCAAATGTACGTATAAAAGATAATGTGCCAGATTATTCTGGGGTAGGAGGTATCTGTTCTATTGATAGTGGTATTTGGGTAGTTATTGCTTTTTACGAATATGTTAATGTAACAAAGGATATAAAATTTCTTCGAAAATATATTTCAGAAATCAAAGAAACCATGCGTTGGTTAGGGGCGCATGATAGTAATAATGATGCGCTTTTAGAAATTCCTGAAGCTGGAGATTGGACCGATTTGTTTGGAGGAAGTTATAATATTCTTTATGATGAAATTCTTTGGTATCGTGCTAATGTATGTTTCGGGCGAATGTTAGAAATGTTAGGTGATTATGAAGAAGCTGGTGAACATATAAGATGGTCGCAAGTTATTAAAAAAGAAATATTGCAAAACTTCTGGCCTTCAACACAGCAAAAATTGTTTCAATCGGTGTCTTTTGCCGAACGCCAGTTTACACTCGGAGATACCCCTTATTTAATTGCACAAACAACACCATTCGACTTTAGTTGGCGTTGTGATGTGTTTGGTAATGTATTAGCCTTTTTACATGGCGCTGTTGATGCTGAAAAGGCACATCAAACCTTTAAGTTTATGCTAGGTGTTGGTGTTAACGATCCGTATCCTGTTTCTAATGTGTATCCTGTTGTAACTCCAGGAGATCCGGATTGGAAACCATACTATACGGTTAATTTACTGAATTTACCAAATCATTATCACAATGGTGGGATTTGGCCTTTTGTTGGAGGGTTCTGGGTTAAGTTTATTAACAAACTAGGTCTTAGAGATGTTGCAATTTCAGAATTATACAAATTAGCGCTAATAAATAAAGAAGGATTAACAGAAGAATGGGAATTTACCGAGTGGGCACATGGTACCACTGGTAAAGCTATGGGTAAAGCATATCAGGCTTGGTCTGCTGCTCAATATATTTCTGCTTGTAATGACTTACATATAATAAATAAACTGACTAAAATATAG